A portion of the Edaphobacter lichenicola genome contains these proteins:
- the kdsA gene encoding 3-deoxy-8-phosphooctulonate synthase codes for MKDVTHSFDIGSTPHQVPVGRGKLFLIAGPCVLESESHARMLADSIQRITSDLGIPYIFKASYDKANRTSIKSFRGPGLVEGCRILRAIGDSTGLPVLTDVHTAVDCAAVAEAVDVLQIPAFLCRQTDLLIAAAEATRQTGGAINVKKGQFVAPWDMRHAVEKIRESGNERVSLTERGASFGYNNLVVDIRSLPVMRGFAPVVFDGTHSVQTPSAGNGVSGGQPEFIPVLTRAAVAAGVDGVFLEVHENPAQAKSDGANALHLNKLKAVLEQLLAIHAALANTAT; via the coding sequence ATGAAAGATGTGACTCATTCCTTCGACATCGGCAGTACTCCCCACCAGGTCCCGGTAGGCCGGGGCAAACTCTTTCTCATTGCAGGCCCATGTGTCCTCGAGTCCGAAAGCCACGCGCGAATGCTAGCCGACTCAATCCAGCGCATCACCTCGGACCTCGGCATTCCGTACATCTTCAAAGCCAGCTACGACAAAGCCAACCGAACCTCAATCAAGAGCTTTCGCGGCCCCGGGTTGGTTGAGGGCTGCCGTATTCTCCGTGCGATAGGCGACAGCACCGGCCTGCCGGTATTGACCGATGTGCACACTGCGGTCGACTGCGCTGCCGTTGCCGAAGCCGTCGATGTGCTGCAGATTCCTGCGTTCCTCTGTCGTCAGACGGACCTGCTCATCGCTGCGGCCGAAGCAACGCGTCAAACCGGCGGCGCAATTAACGTGAAGAAAGGCCAGTTCGTAGCGCCCTGGGACATGCGGCACGCTGTCGAGAAGATTCGCGAGAGCGGCAACGAGCGAGTCTCGCTGACAGAACGCGGTGCCAGCTTCGGCTACAACAACCTTGTGGTCGATATCCGCTCCTTGCCGGTGATGCGCGGCTTTGCGCCGGTAGTCTTCGACGGAACGCACTCTGTCCAAACACCCTCCGCCGGAAATGGCGTCAGTGGCGGTCAGCCCGAGTTCATCCCCGTGCTGACCCGGGCGGCCGTAGCGGCGGGTGTGGACGGAGTCTTTCTCGAAGTCCATGAAAATCCTGCACAGGCGAAATCTGATGGAGCCAACGCACTTCATCTCAACAAGCTGAAGGCAGTACTCGAGCAGCTGCTTGCTATCCATGCAGCCCTGGCTAACACGGCAACCTAA
- a CDS encoding VOC family protein, which produces MLKLNHINLSVSDVPALSDYFERCFNFKIAERRGSNKFAVLVGEDDFALVLMHGKDVTPTSYPAMFHVGFILADETAVRATHQRMIQAGYVAPEPERIQRGGPPTFGFYHPAPGGILVEVSAQIAE; this is translated from the coding sequence ATGCTGAAACTCAACCACATCAACCTGAGCGTCTCCGACGTCCCTGCACTCTCTGACTACTTCGAGCGCTGCTTCAACTTCAAGATCGCCGAGCGGCGAGGCAGCAACAAATTTGCAGTGCTCGTAGGGGAGGATGACTTCGCCCTGGTCTTGATGCACGGCAAAGACGTCACGCCAACCAGCTATCCAGCCATGTTCCACGTCGGATTCATCCTCGCAGACGAGACTGCTGTGCGAGCGACCCATCAGCGAATGATCCAGGCGGGCTATGTGGCTCCAGAACCAGAGCGCATCCAGCGAGGAGGGCCGCCAACGTTTGGCTTCTACCACCCTGCGCCCGGAGGAATTCTCGTCGAGGTCAGCGCGCAGATCGCTGAATAA
- a CDS encoding copper resistance protein NlpE N-terminal domain-containing protein, with product MILRSRPALVVAVLLMLSVVVQAKTVTLGASDNRTDVFLNLGDTLVVELSSGQVSGFRWVSHLPSPSTLTQLNDEVLPADKSARVPVQIVRFRFNAATVGDTTQVFGFETAVKMPGAAPQDTSAYSVRVHVALGSPQLGTAVLYGVYKGTLPCADCSGLETVLRLYAKGKFDTTYAFYVRTQTYRGAPHGDLVLSDRGDWAVLRGDATNPDATVYQLNPDDEQHSDSWLVTDEGSALVQLDREQKPIDSKMNLTLRRVP from the coding sequence ATGATTCTCCGAAGTCGGCCGGCCTTGGTGGTGGCAGTGTTGCTGATGCTTTCTGTGGTGGTGCAGGCGAAGACAGTGACGCTCGGTGCCTCGGATAACCGAACGGATGTGTTTTTGAATCTGGGAGACACCTTGGTGGTAGAGCTTTCTTCCGGGCAGGTTAGCGGATTTCGCTGGGTCTCGCATCTGCCAAGTCCTTCAACGCTGACGCAGCTGAACGACGAGGTGCTTCCTGCAGACAAGAGTGCTCGCGTGCCTGTGCAGATTGTGCGATTTCGATTCAATGCGGCGACTGTGGGTGATACGACACAGGTGTTTGGCTTTGAGACTGCGGTGAAGATGCCAGGTGCGGCTCCGCAGGATACGTCTGCGTATTCCGTGCGCGTGCATGTTGCTCTGGGATCTCCGCAGCTCGGGACGGCAGTTTTGTACGGAGTCTACAAAGGCACGCTGCCGTGTGCGGACTGTAGTGGTTTGGAGACTGTGCTGAGGCTGTATGCGAAGGGAAAGTTCGACACGACGTATGCGTTTTATGTTCGGACGCAGACGTATCGCGGAGCGCCACACGGCGATTTGGTGCTCTCCGATCGCGGGGATTGGGCGGTGCTTCGCGGGGATGCAACGAATCCTGATGCGACGGTCTATCAACTCAATCCGGATGATGAGCAGCACTCCGACTCGTGGCTGGTGACGGATGAGGGTTCAGCGTTGGTGCAGCTGGATCGTGAGCAAAAGCCTATCGATTCGAAGATGAATCTGACGCTGCGTCGAGTGCCGTAA
- a CDS encoding GNAT family N-acetyltransferase: MPNIQIATMPSEIDRCFPVMLQLRPMLVASEFVARIQTQQAEGYQLAFLEVEDAIVSVAGFRVQTLLWSGKTLYVDDLVTDEAARSKGHGESMLTWLIALAKEAGCTTFMLDSGTQRHEAHAFYFRHGLRISDFHFKLAL, from the coding sequence ATGCCGAATATTCAGATAGCTACTATGCCGAGCGAGATCGATCGCTGCTTTCCGGTGATGCTACAGCTGCGTCCGATGCTCGTTGCAAGCGAGTTTGTCGCGCGCATCCAGACTCAGCAGGCCGAGGGCTACCAGCTCGCGTTTCTTGAGGTAGAAGACGCCATCGTCTCGGTTGCGGGTTTTCGTGTGCAGACGCTTTTGTGGAGTGGCAAGACGCTCTATGTGGATGACCTGGTGACCGATGAAGCTGCGCGCTCCAAGGGGCACGGCGAGTCAATGCTGACCTGGTTGATCGCTCTGGCAAAGGAAGCCGGATGTACGACCTTCATGCTCGACTCGGGAACACAACGTCACGAGGCTCACGCATTTTACTTCCGCCATGGTCTGCGAATCTCGGACTTCCACTTCAAGCTTGCTTTGTAG
- a CDS encoding OmpA family protein: MMMKSGTTFGLPALLLGSALGVSAFAQTSAPAAQPQDQAAPSSTSGSSTSGSMNPSDSSTYATGKPLTGQSKEGFWGHMNPLARKKWVNRQTAPIKDQVNELDQLQSKNANDIKDVDSRSQAGIKNAMNAANTADQHAQDAANRANSANTLASNASSRTDSLGNTVGNLDQYQTVSETSVKFVSGRTSLGPSGKSDLDALATTLAGEKGYIIEVQGYSRSGVQTSQAMADSVARYLVTEHQVPVYRIYKSGLGKDTAKPADGEQAIVNGVRVTLLHNSLATMGSTSASNATPKASPSGASSPQEVNQ, translated from the coding sequence ATGATGATGAAATCCGGAACCACTTTCGGCCTCCCAGCTTTACTGTTAGGTAGTGCATTGGGTGTCTCAGCGTTCGCTCAGACGAGCGCACCTGCAGCACAGCCCCAGGATCAGGCAGCTCCCAGTTCGACTTCGGGCTCCTCAACTTCGGGATCGATGAATCCTTCCGATAGTTCGACTTACGCAACCGGCAAGCCCCTGACGGGTCAATCCAAAGAAGGTTTCTGGGGTCATATGAACCCCCTTGCGCGCAAGAAGTGGGTAAATCGCCAGACCGCTCCGATCAAGGATCAGGTCAATGAGCTCGATCAGCTTCAGTCAAAGAATGCAAACGACATCAAGGACGTCGATTCGCGGTCGCAGGCCGGTATCAAGAATGCGATGAACGCTGCAAATACTGCCGATCAGCATGCGCAGGATGCAGCGAACCGTGCGAACTCGGCCAACACCCTGGCAAGCAATGCCAGCAGCCGTACGGATTCCCTCGGCAACACAGTAGGGAATTTGGATCAATACCAGACAGTGTCGGAGACATCGGTAAAGTTCGTGAGCGGTCGTACTTCGCTTGGACCGAGCGGGAAGTCTGACCTGGACGCTCTTGCCACGACATTGGCAGGCGAAAAAGGCTACATCATCGAAGTTCAGGGTTACAGCCGTAGCGGAGTGCAAACATCGCAGGCAATGGCCGATTCCGTAGCTCGCTACCTCGTCACAGAGCATCAGGTACCGGTTTATCGCATCTACAAGTCCGGCCTTGGCAAGGACACCGCCAAGCCCGCAGATGGAGAGCAGGCAATTGTGAATGGGGTGCGTGTAACGCTGCTCCATAACAGCCTCGCAACCATGGGTAGCACCTCAGCTTCTAACGCTACTCCCAAGGCTTCCCCATCAGGCGCAAGTTCACCACAAGAGGTGAATCAGTAA
- a CDS encoding glycoside hydrolase domain-containing protein, producing MMRSFATHVVALFVVATTLSAQQNHLHADATTPPATDRTYVGFDNNEYPGDEALPVLRRHFAFAGYWLNNPPGEDHNSWQGKREVLLRNGFGFMVLANGRLEAAIKKSKRTGVTPAALGARDAADAIAAAKREHFPANTILFLDQEEGGRLTADQSAYLLAWTEGVARSGYLPGAYASGQPVNDAPGKTITTIQDIREQVAAQHLHEIAMWVYQDACPPANGCTMQPPPLSASGTSGVTAWQYAQSPRRREITAACSKTYASDGNCYAPELPRFTLDLSVSSSADPSHGR from the coding sequence ATGATGCGTTCGTTTGCCACACATGTCGTTGCACTGTTTGTCGTTGCCACGACGCTCTCTGCGCAGCAAAATCACCTTCATGCTGATGCCACTACGCCCCCTGCGACAGACCGCACCTATGTGGGCTTCGATAACAATGAATACCCGGGAGATGAAGCTTTGCCCGTATTGCGGCGACACTTTGCTTTTGCTGGATACTGGCTTAACAATCCGCCCGGCGAAGACCACAACAGCTGGCAGGGCAAGCGCGAGGTCTTACTTCGCAACGGTTTCGGCTTCATGGTGCTGGCCAACGGTCGGCTCGAAGCGGCGATCAAGAAGTCGAAGCGAACCGGCGTCACCCCTGCAGCGCTCGGAGCCAGGGACGCAGCAGACGCCATCGCAGCCGCAAAGCGCGAGCACTTCCCTGCTAATACCATCCTCTTTCTGGACCAGGAAGAAGGCGGCCGTCTCACCGCCGATCAGTCCGCGTACCTCCTGGCATGGACCGAAGGAGTCGCCCGCTCAGGCTATCTCCCCGGCGCCTACGCCAGCGGCCAGCCCGTCAACGACGCCCCCGGCAAGACCATCACCACAATCCAGGACATCCGCGAGCAGGTCGCAGCCCAGCACCTCCATGAGATTGCAATGTGGGTCTATCAGGACGCCTGCCCCCCGGCCAACGGCTGCACCATGCAACCTCCACCCCTGTCCGCCAGCGGCACATCAGGCGTCACGGCGTGGCAGTACGCGCAGTCTCCCCGCCGCAGGGAGATCACCGCAGCGTGCAGCAAAACCTACGCCTCCGACGGCAACTGCTACGCCCCCGAACTTCCCAGATTTACCTTGGATCTAAGTGTTTCCAGCTCCGCCGACCCCTCGCACGGCCGCTGA
- the tldD gene encoding metalloprotease TldD: MTIPPPDHKRYFIEKLGLSERLMERCLGEALSAGGEYADLYFESVTSTSLGIDESLVKSASQGISVGCGIRVVSGERTGYAYTDDLSSDRLLRAARTAALIANGPAKELMSGFRQTDTPSLYPVAGATSDAEIAAKLDLIQRADKAARAYDSRITQVRAGFNDELRRILVAASDGTFASDTQPLARLNVFVIAQDGVNTARGTSGGGGRVTMDFFEGDKSPEHHAREAARTAILQLGAIEAPAGEMPVVLGPGWPGVLLHEAVGHGLEADFNRKKTSAFAGLIGQQVASSKVTVVDNGLMPGRRGSINMDDEGNPTQETVLIENGILKGFLTDKLNGRLMNTPSTGSGRRESYHHIPMPRMTNTYMLNGEDMPEDIIKSVKRGLYAVNFGGGQVDITNGKFVFSASEAYLIEDGKVTRPVKGATLIGNGPEALKYVSMVGNDLALDEGIGTCGKAGQSVPVGVGMPTVKLDRMTVGGTGQ; encoded by the coding sequence ATGACCATACCCCCTCCCGACCACAAACGCTACTTCATCGAGAAACTTGGTTTGTCGGAACGCCTGATGGAACGCTGCCTGGGGGAAGCCCTCTCAGCGGGAGGCGAGTACGCTGACCTTTATTTTGAGTCGGTTACCTCAACTTCCTTAGGTATCGACGAATCCCTGGTCAAATCCGCAAGTCAAGGAATCAGCGTAGGCTGTGGCATCCGCGTCGTCTCCGGCGAGCGCACCGGCTACGCCTACACCGACGACCTTTCGAGCGACCGCCTCCTCCGAGCAGCGCGAACTGCGGCCCTGATCGCCAACGGCCCAGCCAAAGAGCTGATGAGCGGCTTCCGCCAGACCGATACCCCCTCGCTCTATCCCGTCGCCGGTGCAACAAGCGACGCCGAGATCGCCGCCAAGCTCGACCTTATCCAGCGCGCCGACAAGGCCGCCCGCGCCTACGACTCTCGCATCACCCAGGTCCGCGCCGGCTTCAACGATGAGCTTCGCCGCATCCTCGTCGCAGCCTCCGACGGCACCTTCGCCAGCGACACCCAGCCACTCGCTCGCCTCAACGTCTTCGTCATCGCTCAGGACGGCGTCAACACCGCTCGCGGCACCAGCGGCGGCGGTGGTCGCGTCACCATGGACTTCTTCGAAGGCGACAAATCCCCCGAACACCACGCCCGCGAGGCCGCCCGAACCGCAATCCTGCAACTAGGAGCCATCGAAGCCCCCGCCGGCGAGATGCCCGTCGTCCTCGGCCCCGGCTGGCCCGGCGTCCTGCTCCACGAAGCCGTCGGTCACGGCCTCGAAGCCGACTTCAACCGCAAAAAAACCTCAGCCTTCGCGGGCCTCATCGGCCAGCAGGTAGCCAGCTCCAAGGTTACCGTGGTCGACAACGGCCTCATGCCCGGTCGTCGCGGCTCCATCAACATGGACGACGAAGGCAATCCAACCCAGGAGACCGTCCTTATCGAGAACGGCATCCTCAAAGGCTTCCTCACCGACAAGCTCAACGGACGTCTGATGAACACGCCCAGCACCGGCAGCGGTCGCCGCGAGAGCTACCACCACATCCCGATGCCACGCATGACCAACACCTACATGCTCAACGGCGAAGACATGCCCGAAGACATCATCAAGAGCGTCAAACGCGGCCTCTACGCCGTGAACTTCGGCGGTGGTCAGGTCGACATCACCAACGGCAAATTCGTCTTCTCCGCCAGCGAGGCTTACCTGATCGAAGACGGCAAAGTAACACGTCCAGTCAAGGGAGCGACCTTGATCGGCAACGGTCCTGAAGCGCTGAAGTATGTATCCATGGTCGGGAATGACCTTGCCTTGGATGAGGGCATTGGCACCTGCGGCAAAGCCGGGCAGAGCGTGCCCGTCGGCGTGGGCATGCCCACAGTAAAGCTCGACCGCATGACGGTCGGGGGAACGGGACAATAA
- the rpmE gene encoding 50S ribosomal protein L31, with translation MPKEGIHPKYDNIHVKCACGNTFETRSTHKGDIVVEICSACHPFFTGKQKLIDTAGRVERFRRKFAKSDAGKAETAAK, from the coding sequence ATGCCAAAAGAAGGTATTCACCCGAAGTATGACAATATCCACGTCAAGTGCGCCTGCGGGAACACGTTTGAGACCCGCTCCACGCACAAAGGCGACATCGTCGTCGAAATCTGCTCCGCCTGCCACCCGTTCTTCACCGGCAAGCAGAAGCTGATCGACACCGCAGGTCGCGTCGAGCGCTTCCGCCGCAAGTTCGCCAAGTCGGACGCCGGCAAGGCCGAGACTGCCGCAAAGTAA
- a CDS encoding DUF2393 domain-containing protein — translation MSEPHRPLDPSIDPSAKTPSSFAVDTNNASQPAMFTNKPPEGGGTPIAVWGVAGLAVLAVVIGLLFATRHKPQLPPNTIQPLAAYAANLSLTQLAMSESTSLSGGKSTFIDGHIQNTGGQTVSGITVQVIFRNDEAMPPQVETLPLSLIRTREPYIDTQSVGASPLKPGDERDFRLIFETIPANWNTQMPEIHIIRVETK, via the coding sequence ATGAGCGAACCGCACCGGCCACTCGATCCATCGATTGATCCATCTGCAAAGACTCCGAGTTCTTTCGCCGTCGACACGAACAACGCCAGCCAACCTGCGATGTTTACCAATAAACCGCCCGAAGGTGGCGGAACTCCTATCGCAGTGTGGGGTGTGGCTGGATTGGCAGTGCTGGCAGTCGTGATTGGGCTCCTGTTTGCGACTCGCCATAAGCCACAACTTCCTCCGAATACCATTCAGCCACTGGCGGCCTATGCGGCCAATCTCTCGCTGACACAGCTTGCGATGAGCGAGTCCACCAGCCTTTCGGGCGGGAAATCAACGTTTATCGACGGGCACATCCAGAACACCGGAGGCCAGACCGTCTCAGGGATTACCGTGCAGGTGATCTTCCGCAACGACGAAGCCATGCCACCCCAGGTCGAGACGCTTCCCCTGTCTCTCATCCGTACGCGTGAGCCATATATCGACACCCAGTCCGTTGGCGCTTCGCCTTTGAAGCCGGGCGATGAGCGAGACTTTCGCCTTATCTTCGAGACGATTCCGGCGAACTGGAACACTCAGATGCCAGAGATTCACATCATTCGGGTCGAGACCAAGTGA
- a CDS encoding tRNA dihydrouridine synthase, translated as MKKRYTLEQKRWDDPAEHTMPEHSRVPASFTIGNVKIAPATVLAPMAGVTDTVFRRFIKNASQFTSTIEVTADVDSTTSNQQSGCGLIMTEFTSADGLSRMRETKRKRYLTYYDDEHPISAQLFGSNPATLADSARIVQDAGFDLVDLNLGCPAKRVVACNGGSGLLRDLPLIETIFKTVRAAVTIPFTVKFRLGWNDKHIVCVELAKMAEDCGLNAVALHARTREDGYTGQARWEYIAAVKDTVKIPVIGNGDIRTPEDAAAMVDITRCDAVMIGRTAPSNPWIFRQIAQYTASKEATGVGTYDQPTDQDRYRMIRTYFQMLVDEIAIEERAEAARAEAITAAGQVAREQRHRDCVGKMKQFASWFTHGVPGGGALRKQIFESKNGDAVLGAIESFFANREMSLDREDAVAAVDETMLASAAAYCD; from the coding sequence ATGAAGAAGCGTTATACCCTCGAGCAGAAGCGTTGGGACGATCCAGCCGAGCACACGATGCCCGAGCACTCCCGCGTGCCTGCCAGCTTCACCATCGGCAACGTAAAGATCGCCCCCGCGACGGTACTCGCCCCCATGGCCGGAGTCACCGACACCGTCTTCCGCCGCTTCATCAAGAACGCCAGCCAGTTCACGAGCACGATTGAAGTGACGGCCGACGTAGACAGCACGACATCGAATCAACAGTCTGGCTGCGGCCTCATCATGACGGAGTTCACCTCCGCCGACGGCCTCTCCCGCATGCGCGAGACCAAGCGCAAGCGCTACCTCACCTACTACGACGACGAACACCCTATCTCGGCGCAACTCTTCGGCTCCAACCCTGCAACGCTGGCCGACTCAGCCCGCATCGTGCAGGACGCCGGCTTCGATCTCGTCGATCTGAACCTCGGCTGCCCGGCTAAGCGCGTCGTCGCGTGCAACGGAGGCTCCGGCCTGTTGCGTGACCTTCCGCTGATCGAGACCATCTTCAAGACCGTCCGCGCAGCCGTCACGATTCCCTTCACCGTAAAGTTCCGCTTGGGCTGGAACGACAAACACATCGTCTGCGTCGAACTCGCAAAGATGGCCGAAGACTGCGGCCTCAACGCCGTGGCCCTGCACGCCCGCACCCGCGAAGACGGTTATACCGGCCAGGCCCGCTGGGAGTACATCGCCGCCGTAAAAGACACGGTCAAAATTCCAGTCATCGGAAACGGCGACATCCGCACCCCCGAAGATGCAGCCGCAATGGTCGACATCACTCGCTGCGACGCCGTCATGATCGGCCGCACCGCGCCGTCAAATCCGTGGATCTTCCGTCAGATCGCCCAGTACACGGCATCGAAGGAAGCAACCGGCGTCGGCACCTACGATCAGCCCACCGATCAGGACCGCTACCGCATGATCCGCACCTACTTCCAGATGCTGGTCGACGAGATCGCCATCGAAGAGCGAGCCGAAGCCGCACGCGCTGAAGCCATCACCGCCGCAGGCCAGGTCGCACGCGAGCAGCGTCACCGCGACTGCGTTGGCAAGATGAAGCAGTTCGCCAGCTGGTTCACCCACGGTGTCCCCGGCGGCGGCGCACTCCGCAAGCAGATCTTCGAATCGAAGAACGGCGACGCAGTTCTCGGAGCGATCGAAAGCTTCTTCGCAAACCGCGAGATGTCTCTCGATAGGGAAGATGCCGTCGCCGCAGTAGACGAAACGATGCTCGCCTCAGCCGCCGCCTACTGCGACTGA
- a CDS encoding TldD/PmbA family protein, translating into MPTQTSTDLQALAADVLSKALKAGATDAEAVVYEGDEFSALVRLGQVETLKESGSRAVGLRVFLNSGNTQRTASTSSSDFSSESITRLVDGAITLARITSEDPFAGLPEAHEFGKIEEDQHLYFDDVNAMPPAERIDIARRTEAAAMAYDTRIQNSGGGDFDTSTSHKILMNSRGFTGEYRRSYCGFSAAPIAQDEKGGMQRNYWFSNSRTVTKLENPEEIGQEAARRTLKRLGARQVKTQKAPVVFSPEIARSIIGNIFDAANGDAIYRNASFFSGMLGERVAGDNITVIDDGTIIHDGIGGFGTKPFDGEGLPTRRTVLVERGILKNYVMNTYTARKLNMKSTGNASRGLAGNPGIGAGNFFLEAGTLTPEQIIGDIKSGLYVTETMGFGVNLVTGDYSQGASGLWIENGELAYPVEEITIAGNLKDMYKNIVAIGNDLVFRGASAAPTMRIEGMTIAGA; encoded by the coding sequence ATGCCGACTCAGACCTCCACCGACCTCCAAGCCCTCGCCGCAGACGTCCTCTCAAAAGCCCTGAAAGCCGGAGCCACCGATGCCGAGGCCGTCGTCTACGAAGGCGACGAATTTTCGGCGCTCGTGCGGCTTGGACAAGTCGAAACCCTGAAAGAATCAGGTTCACGCGCAGTTGGTCTCCGTGTCTTCCTCAACTCCGGCAACACCCAGCGCACCGCCAGCACCTCCTCCTCCGACTTTTCGAGCGAGAGCATCACACGCCTGGTCGATGGCGCCATCACCCTCGCCAGGATCACCAGCGAAGATCCATTCGCAGGCCTGCCTGAAGCGCACGAGTTCGGAAAGATCGAAGAGGATCAGCACCTCTACTTCGACGATGTGAACGCGATGCCGCCAGCCGAGCGCATCGACATCGCCCGCCGCACAGAGGCTGCTGCCATGGCCTACGACACGCGCATCCAGAACTCCGGCGGCGGCGACTTCGACACCTCCACCTCGCACAAAATCCTGATGAACTCCCGCGGCTTCACCGGTGAATACCGACGCAGCTACTGTGGCTTCTCCGCCGCGCCCATCGCCCAGGATGAAAAAGGGGGCATGCAGCGCAACTACTGGTTCTCCAACTCACGCACCGTAACAAAACTCGAGAACCCCGAAGAGATCGGCCAGGAAGCCGCACGGCGCACCTTGAAGCGCCTCGGCGCGCGTCAGGTCAAAACACAAAAAGCCCCAGTAGTCTTCTCGCCCGAGATCGCGCGCTCCATCATCGGCAACATCTTCGACGCAGCCAACGGCGACGCCATCTACCGCAACGCCTCCTTCTTCAGCGGCATGCTGGGCGAGCGCGTCGCAGGCGACAACATCACCGTCATCGATGACGGCACCATCATTCACGACGGCATCGGCGGGTTCGGCACGAAGCCGTTCGACGGCGAAGGCCTCCCCACCCGTCGCACCGTGCTCGTCGAACGCGGCATCCTGAAGAACTACGTGATGAACACCTACACCGCCCGCAAGCTCAACATGAAGTCCACCGGCAACGCCTCACGCGGACTCGCCGGCAACCCCGGCATCGGCGCCGGCAACTTCTTCCTCGAAGCCGGCACCCTCACGCCAGAACAAATTATCGGTGATATCAAATCCGGCCTCTACGTCACCGAAACGATGGGCTTCGGCGTCAACCTCGTCACCGGCGACTACTCACAAGGCGCCAGCGGCCTCTGGATCGAGAACGGCGAACTCGCCTACCCCGTCGAAGAGATCACCATCGCCGGCAACCTCAAAGACATGTACAAAAACATCGTCGCCATCGGCAACGACCTCGTCTTCCGCGGAGCCAGCGCCGCCCCCACCATGCGCATCGAAGGCATGACCATCGCGGGCGCGTAA
- a CDS encoding ATP-binding protein → MSEVCTICGGTGLRIMQEDGRQFVKDCVCRVQRRAERMLGRAHIPKRYEHCSLESYETNFPSSNRSLGLAHLRARKFVDGYPLETAGTGLLLTGSIGVGKTHLAVGILQALVAERGATGLFFDYRDLLKQVQNSYNSKVSATELEILAPVFDAEVLVLDELGASKPTDWVWDTVAHILNTRYNDRRTTIITTNYANAGPLGTESGPRSVMREETLGDRIGERMRSRLQEMCVVVEMQGEDFRQKVKRASFA, encoded by the coding sequence ATGAGTGAAGTTTGTACGATATGCGGTGGAACGGGTCTGCGGATCATGCAGGAGGACGGCAGGCAGTTCGTTAAAGACTGTGTCTGCCGGGTGCAGCGCCGCGCTGAGCGGATGCTGGGGCGTGCCCACATACCCAAACGCTATGAGCATTGCTCTTTGGAGAGCTATGAGACCAACTTTCCGTCTTCGAATCGGTCGCTCGGGCTTGCCCATCTGCGTGCAAGGAAGTTCGTTGACGGGTATCCGTTAGAGACGGCTGGAACAGGCTTGCTGCTGACTGGATCGATTGGGGTGGGAAAGACTCACCTGGCAGTAGGGATTCTTCAGGCACTGGTGGCCGAACGAGGCGCGACCGGGCTCTTCTTCGACTACCGCGACCTTCTAAAGCAGGTTCAGAACAGCTACAACAGTAAGGTTTCGGCCACCGAATTGGAGATTCTTGCGCCGGTGTTCGATGCCGAAGTGCTTGTTTTGGATGAACTTGGAGCTTCTAAACCGACTGATTGGGTGTGGGATACGGTCGCGCACATCCTGAACACTCGATACAACGATCGCCGCACCACGATCATTACGACGAACTATGCTAATGCTGGTCCGTTGGGGACAGAAAGTGGACCTCGTTCGGTCATGCGTGAGGAGACGCTCGGGGATCGTATCGGCGAACGCATGCGTTCCAGATTGCAGGAGATGTGCGTTGTGGTTGAGATGCAGGGGGAAGATTTTCGTCAGAAGGTGAAGCGTGCGAGCTTTGCATAA
- a CDS encoding YfiT family bacillithiol transferase, with amino-acid sequence MALSDVDPRYPIGDFEAPATITPDERTGAIATLAELPEQLRNAVDGLSFAQLSTPYRDGGWTLRQVVHHVADSHMNAVVRIKLALTEDWPVVKPYDEAAWARLHDMTAPIEWSLELIEALHARWVMLLQSLHEQQWLRGYNHPEDGPVSVELAALTYAWHSRHHVAQITHLRAKENW; translated from the coding sequence ATGGCTCTGAGTGATGTTGACCCGAGGTATCCCATTGGCGATTTTGAAGCGCCTGCAACCATCACGCCGGATGAGCGCACCGGGGCGATTGCAACCCTGGCCGAGCTGCCCGAGCAGCTGCGCAATGCGGTTGATGGATTGAGCTTCGCGCAGCTGAGTACTCCCTATCGTGACGGTGGCTGGACGCTACGGCAGGTGGTGCATCATGTCGCGGACAGCCACATGAATGCTGTGGTCCGGATTAAGCTCGCGCTGACCGAAGATTGGCCTGTAGTGAAGCCGTATGATGAAGCCGCCTGGGCACGGTTGCACGATATGACGGCCCCGATCGAGTGGTCGCTGGAGTTGATCGAAGCGCTCCATGCGCGGTGGGTGATGCTGTTGCAGTCTCTCCATGAACAGCAGTGGTTGCGAGGGTACAACCATCCGGAAGATGGTCCGGTGTCGGTTGAACTTGCCGCACTGACCTACGCGTGGCACTCGCGTCATCACGTTGCGCAGATCACGCATCTGCGCGCCAAAGAAAACTGGTAA